The region GACCACCGGCTTCGGCAGCCCGGTCGCCGATTGGAGTGAAGAATGAACGGACGCGGCTGGAAATTCGCCCTGGTGGGGTCGCTGGTTTTGAACATCTTTCTGGTGGGCGGTATCGCGGGTGGCGCTTACCAGTGGTACGCGGGACGTGGCGCGCATCAAGCCGCGGGGGCGCCGCGCGTGGCCTTGCGCTTCGCCACTGAGGATCTATCGGCGCAGCGCCAGGCGGAATTCCTGGATGCGCTCAAGACCGCCCGGCGCGACAACCAGGACTATGCGCGGGAGGCCCGCAAGGCGCGCCGCGAGGTGCTGGCGCTGTTGGCCGCACCGCAACTGGATCGCGCGGCCCTGGATGCGGCCCTGGCCCGCACGCGCACCGCCGACGCGGCGCTGCGCGCGGCGGTCGAGAATGGCGTGGCCGGTTTCGCGGCCACCTTGACGCCGGAAGAACGCAAGACCTTCGCCGACGGCCTGCGCGAGCGGGGGCAGTGGCGCGAGCCGCAAGCGCCGGCCCGTGCGGCGGCGGGGAAGTAGGCAGGCTAGCAGCAGGCCGCCTGGAAGCAGGCAGGCTGGAACTACGCAGCTCGCAAACAAGCAGCCCGGAATTAAGCAGCCCATCACGCAGGAGGATCGCGTCATGAATACGACATCGGATACGCGGGCCGCTATCGCCTTGAATCGATATGGCCTGGGCGCGCGCCCGGACGAAACGCCGCCGACCGATCCCAAGGCCAGTCTTCTGGCCCAGTTCGAACGCTACGATCCCCGTCCCGCGGCCTGGGCCAATCAGCCTGGCTCGGCGGCATTGACGGAGAACCTGACGCAATTGCAGCAGGCGGCCAGGGCCTCGAGGGGGGAGAAAGCGGGGCAGCCCGATAAGGCGGATATGGCCGGGAAGGTGGACAGGGCCGACAAGGCGGATATGGCCGGGAAGGCAAACAAGGCCGACAAGGCGGACGCCGACGATTCCACCGCGCAGAAGACCCTGCGCACCACCATCCGCGATACGTACTGGAACGCCGTCGACGCCCGCGTGCAGAACGCCCTGGTCACCCCGACCCCTTTCGTCGAACGCCTGGTGCATTTCTGGGCCAATCATTTCGCCTTGTCCACCGACAAGGGGCCCGCCGTCGCCATGCTGGCGGGCGCTTTCGAGGCCGAGGCGATCCGGCCGCATGTACTCGGACGCTTCGAGGACATGCTGTTGGCCGTCGAACGCCATCCCGCGATGCAGCTGTTCCTGGACCAGCCGACCTCGGTCGGGCCGGACAGCAAGGCCGTGCTGCGCGCGGAAGAACGCAAGCCTTCCCAGCGCCGCGGGCTGAACGAAAACCTGGCGCGCGAGATCATGGAGCTGCACACGCTGGGCGCGCGCAGCGGCTATACGCAGGCCGACGTGACCGAGTTCGCCCGCGCGTTGACCGGCTGGAGCATCGTCGGTCCCAAAGGCCAGCGCGCCGCGCGTGATCCCGATGCGACACCGGGAAGCTTCGTGTTCCGGCCGGCGGTGCATGAGCCGGGCGCGCGTACGATCCTTGGCCGGCGCTATGACCAGCAGGGCGAAGCTCAGGCGCGGGCGGTGTTGACGGAGCTTGCCGCGGCGCCGGCGACGGCACGTCATGTCGCCGGCAAGCTGGCGCGGCATTTCATTGCCGACACGCCGCCGCCCGAAGTCGTCGACCGCCTGGCCCAGGCCTATCTGCGCGGGAATGGCGAACTGCTGCCGGTCTATCGCACGCTGCTGGACTTGCCACAAGCATGGGCGCCGACGCCGGTGAAGTTCAAGACGCCCTGGGAATGGTTGATTTCATCGCTACGCGGGCTGGGCAGGCCGGACATGGACAAGCCGCGCCCCGCGCCCACGTTGGCGCAGCTCGGACAAGCCGTGTGGCGGCCGGGCTCACCGGCGGGTTATGACGACGTCGCGGCCAGTTGGGCCGCGCCCGATGCCCTGGTGCGGCGGGTGGAGTTCGCGCAGCGGCTGGCTGCGCGCATGGGCGACCGCGTGGATCCCCAGGCGCTGGGGCGCACCTTGCTGGCGGGCACCTTGAGCCCGGCGACGGCCAGCGCGGTGGGCCGCGCCGAAAGCGTCCAGACGGCAGTCGCGCTGTTGCTGGTCGCACCCGATTTTCAACGGAGGTAGAGACCATGGCCACTCGCCGCCAGTTCCTTGGAGTCGCCGGCGCGTTCGCGGGATCGCTGATCGCCGCGCCGCGCATCGTCTTCGCCAACGTCGAGACCGATCGGCGTTTCGTCTTCGTGATCCAGCGTGGAGCCGCCGATGGTTTGAACATCGTCGTGCCTTATGGCGATCCGGCGTATGCCGGGCTGCGGGGCCAGCTGGCGATCGATCCACAGGCCGGGCTACGCCTTGATGGCATGTTCGCCTTGCATCCTTCCTTGCAACGCACGGCGGACCTGTATGCCGCGCGGCAGGCCCTGTTCGTCCATGCCGTTGCGTCGCCCTATCGCGATCGCTCGCATTTCGACGGCCAGAACGTGCTGGAGACGGGTGGCAGCGCACCCAATCAATTGCGCGACGGCTGGTTGAACCGCCTGGTGGGCATGTTGCCCAAGTCGCGTGAGAACGCCATCGCCTTCGCGCCCATCATTCCCCTGGCCATGCGGGGCGCCATCCAGGTGGCATCCTATGCGCCGTCGGCGCTGCCGCCGGCGCCGGACGATCTGCTGACCAGGGTCTCGGCGCTGTACGCGCACGATGCGCAGCTGGGGCCTTTGTGGGACGAAGCGATGCGGACGCGCGGGCTGGCGGGGGAGGCTGGCGCGCGCCAGGATCCCGCGCATGTGGGACAGCTGGCTGCCCAGTTCCTGAGCCGGGATGACGGTCCGCGCATCGCCATGCTGGAGACGGGCGGTTGGGATACGCACACCGCGCAGAATCCGCGGCTGGCGAATCAGTTGAAGGCGCTGGATACGATGCTGGCGGCCTTGCGCGAGGGGCTGGGCGCGCACTGGAGCAAGACCACGGTACTGGTGGCAACCGAGTTCGGCCGCACTGCCGCCGCGAATGGAACGGGCGGCACCGACCACGGGCAGGGGTCGGTAGCGATGGTCTTGGGCGGCGCGGTCAGCGGTGGACGTGTAGTGGCCGATTGGCCGGGACTGTCAGCGGGAAATCTGTACGAGGGCCGCGACCTGAAGCCCACCACATCGCTGGATGCCCTCATCGCCACCACTTCCGCCCATGCCCTCGGTCTGGACCCGCAACAAACTGGCAGAACCTTGTTTGGCACAGCAGGGGGAAAAGGATGGGATTTCCCCACCCTGGGGTGACGATGATGGGGGCCCCCATCATCAAAAACATTTTGGCTAGTAGCGCGGCCGGCGGGGGGCGATGGGGGGCCCCCCCATAAAAATAAATCTCTACGCTAAAAAACCAATCCGCCTACTTAACCGTCGGCACGGGAATGGATTCCACCCCGGCCGCCTGCGCCGGATCCAAAGGCGCCGCATAGCTCCGCGACTTGGGAAGCGGCGCAGTGGGACTTCCCGCCCGCTTGATGGCCCGGCGTTCCCGCGACCCCGCCCCGTGGTAGCTCATCGAATCCAGCTCGGCCTCGGCCTTCTCCTGAGTTTCTTCGTTGTACGTCAGCTTCATCCCGCCCTTGTTCACGCGGACATAGCGCGTTTCGCCAGCCCCCAGCTGCACCATCAAAGGCGCCGCGTCGTTGTAGTCGACGGTGATGCTGTACAAGCCGGCCGGGCGATTCACGAAGAAGAAATTGCCCGGCGAAGTGCGTCCCGTCTTCCAGCCATTGACCAGGACGTACGGGCTGCCCGTCGTCGGATCCCCGGCGCTGGAAGGTTGGTAGATGTAGATGCGACCCTGGCCGGCCGGCAACGAGGCGTATTGATCCTGGACCTTGTCGTAGCTCGGCCTGGCGCAGGCGGCCAGCATTCCGGTGGTCACGGCAAGAATGGCGATCAATCCCGATCGGCGGTTCATGATGAGGTGTGCTCCTGAGGCGATGATGGCGAGAAACAAACAGACGGACTGGCGTACAAATATGCTTACATTTAAGCATATTGTGCAAGAAACGGAAAATATGCCCCGTTACCTGTTCCGCGCTTCTTCGTGCCACCACCAATCTTTGAGTTCCGTGCGGAACTCGAAGAAAGGACGCCAATCGTCAAACGACGCCGCCGGATCTTGCGGCTTGCCCTCGGAATAGCAACGTAAACGGTCCGTCGCGCAGTCGCGCATGCGGGGCGAAGGTTCGCCCGGCACCGGCACGCGAAAGGTTGCGGCGTCAGCGCCTTCGATCAGCCGCTTGGCGTCGTGATACCAGGCCTGCGTGGCATCGCGGCTATAGCCGCCGCCCAGGATGCGGAAGGTGGCGGGATCGGCCCCGCGCAACCGCGCACCGTAAAAGTACACATAGTCCAGATCACGCGCGAAGACACTGACCTTGACGAGCGGATCCTGCGTCACGTCGCGGTAGTTCAGGCGCAGCTCCGGCACGATTTCGAAGCTCGACGTCTGCTTGCTGCGTATGGTTTTACCGGTGATGTAGTAGGCGTGATGCGCGTCCCTGGCATAACGCAGGTTGAGCGCCTCGAAGCTGGCGCGATCGGCGCCGTCGACGACGTACCAGTAGTACTGCGGCCGCGCCGCGCCCAACTGGCCCTGGCCGTAGACATGGCGGGTGTCGGCCACCCAGCGGCCGCCCAGCCATTGGAAACTGGCGGGATCCATGTCCAAAGGCTTGCCGTCACGGTCGGCTAGCGCCTGGCCGAGAAAGTAGACGCGCTCGCCGTCGTGGCTGTAGTAGCAGCGCGTCATGTCCGGATGCGCCGCGATGAAATGCGCTTCCCAGGGGGCATCGGCATACGGGCCGATATGCGGTTTCTTCCAGGCGGCGCGTTCGACGTGATAGGTCAGGCCGTCAAGCGTCAGTTCCTGTCCTTCGGGTATCGCCCAGCGCGGCCCCAGCAACATCGCCATGATGGCCTCGTCGCTCGCGCCATCGAAGTAGTCCCGATAAATGGGCACGCTGCTGCCCAGCCACTCATACGCTTTCGTCAGCGCGGCCCACTGAGCAGGCGTCATGTCGATGCGCGCCAAGACCTCTTCCTGGCTGCGGCCCGTGCCAAGAAAGAAGCGGGCGGCGGCGTAGACGTCGTAGGGAATGACCGGGCGGGATTCCGTGGGCGCGGGGACTGCGGTAGCGCGCTTTCGAGGCATGGCGGCATGATCGCTGATGGCGATTTCATCTGGGCACGGGGGCGGCGGGCCATTCTATCAACCGCATGTATCCCGGCCGCGCGATCGCGCAAACAGATGTAAACGCCGCGCGCCATGCCACCGCGCCATGCAGAGTCGCTTCAGCGTCGCGCGGCCGCGCCTTCCGTCTGGCTCGCGGGATCAGCTGGCTTTACAGGCCAGGGCTGCTGCGACGGCGACTGATTGGGATAGAACACGATACGCAGCACCGCCAAGGCCAACAGCACCACGATGATCATGATGCGCGCGTTGAACTTGAAACGCGCGCGCGGCGCGGGCGTCTTGAGGGCCAGCGGACGCTTGAAGCCCGGGGCCTGGTAGGCCTGGGCCCATGCCTGCAGGGCGTCGTTCGGCAGGCGCAGGCTGAACCAGTAGCCGAAGCGGCTCATCAACACGTCCATGGCGAAGAAATGCCGGGTCAGCAAAGTCTCGTCGGGGGTGGGGCAGGCCTGTGCCGCGGCCAGCGCTTCGAGCTGGCGCTGGCGGTCAGCTTCGGCCTGGCCGCGCCAGGCGAGCGATTCGCCGCAGGCTTGCGCGATCCACGCCGCGGTCCAGCGGTCCGTCAACTGGCTGCCGTTGTCGACGTCCCACTGGAAGCGGAAGACGGCGGCATCGAACAAGGCGGCGCGTTGCCCCGGGTCTTGCACCAGCACCGCGGCGATGCGCGCTTGCAAAGCGCGTTGGGCTTCTGTGGAGGCCAGGCGCTCGTCGCGCAAGGCTTGCGCGAGCACCGCGCCAGGCTGGGACTGGCCGCGATCCATCAGCGGGACCAGCCATTCCTGCAATGCGGTTTCGACCTCGGCCTGCGTGACTGCGTGCAGCGGCGCGGCTGCGGCGCTCGTCTGTGCCTGATGCGCCTGTTGCTCTTGATGCGCCTGCTGCGCTTGATTCGCCTGCTGCGAGGTTGGCCGATCGCGCGCCCAGGCCAGGGCCGTTGCATAGGCCGCGTGCAGATTGTCGGATGCCTCGGCCTGACTGTTCGGGTCGATTTGCAGCAGCGCCGCTTCATAGGCGCGCGCGACGGCCTCCGGGCCGGCGTCAACGCCGGCCTCGGCTTCAGATAGCAACGACAGCCGGAGGTAGGCGTCTTTAATGTGTTGCGGTAGCCCGGTCATCCCCAAGTGGCTGTCGAGGACCATGGTATTCCAAATTCTGCACGATTATTTCTCAATGTAACGCAGATTTGGCTTTATTTCCCGGGAAAGATGTTTCCCGCGCCCGATATGGCGCCGGCGCAACATTCAGTCACTTAAATCGACGCGCCACCGTCGACCATCAACAGGGTGCCCGTGACATAAGCCGCATCGTCCGAGGCCAGGAACAGCGCCGCCCGGGCTACGTCCCAGCAGGTGCCTTGGCGCCCCATGGGGCACTTGGCGTCCCGTTCACGCATGATCTCGGCGAAGCGCTCCGGTGTCTGGTCGCGATAGAGCGTGCGGATGTGCGGCGTGTCCATGTAGCCGGGCACCACGACATTGCAGCGGATCTGCTGGGGCGCGTACTGGCGGGCGATGATGCGCGAGACATGGTTCAGCGCCGCCTTCGAGGAGTTGTAGGCAAGATAGGGCACGCCGGCGTAGCGCAGGCTGGCGGTGGAGGACACGTTGATGATGCTGCCGCCGCCGTGCCGCTCCATCAGCGGGATGGCTTCCTTGCAGGCCAGGAACACGCTCTTCAGGTTGACGTCGTGGACGCGGTCCCAGGCTTCTTCTGGCGTGTCCACCGGGCCGCCCAGATACTCGATGCCGACGTTGTTGTGCAGGATGTCCAGGCGGTCCCAGCGTTCGGCGGCGGCGCCAATCACGCGCTTGACGTCGTCGTGCCGGCTGACGTCCGCCTGCAGGGCATGCGCTTCGCCGCCTTCGGCGCGGATCATCCGCACGGTGGCCTCGGCGGCCTCCAGGTGCAGGTCCGCGACGATGACGCGTGCGCCTTCGCGCGCATAGGTGATGGCAACGGCCTGGCCGTTGCTGATGCCGGCCTCGGGGGCCGAAGCGCCGCCGCCCATGACGACGGCCAGCTTGTTTTCCAATCGTTGCGCCACTCGGCTGCTCCTTGTCGGGCGCTCCCGGTTGCGGCGGGAGGCCGGGGTTTGATGTGGGTTTGCTGTGGACCTGATATTCCCGCGGGGCCGGTCAGGGCCGGATGTAGGCGCCGCCGTTCACGTCCAGCGTGATGCCGGTGACATACGCGGCCAGATCGCTGGCGAGATACAGGCAGGCGCCCGCTATATCGCCGGGTTGGCCCACCCGCCGCAGCGGGAACCCGCGCGCTTTCTCGTGCTTGTAGTCGTCGGACGTGCCGCCTCGCGAGAAGTCCGTGAGGATCAGGCCGGGCGCCACCCCGTTGGCGCGGATGTTGTCGGGCCCCAGTTCAAGCGCCATGGCGCGCACCAACCCAAGAATGCCGGCCTTGGCCGCGCAATAATGGCTGCCGCCGAAGACGCCGCCCCCTTGCAGCGCGGACAGCGAGCTGATGCACGTGATGCTGCCGCCCCCACGCGTCTTCAAGTGCGGAATGACGGCTTGCGACATGTGCAGCACGCCACGCAGATTGGTGTCGAGCACGCGTTCGTAGTCTTCTTCGGTGACGTCCATGACGCCGCGTTTCTGCGTGATACCGGCGTTGTTTACCAGGATGTCGACGCCGCCATACCGTTGCACCACTTCCGCCACGGCGGCCTGGCAATTGGCGCGGCTGGTGACATCGCAGACCAGGCCCAGGTGATCGGGACCCAGTTCGGCGGCCGCCCCCCGGGTCTCTTCCGCATCGATATCCAGGATGGCCACGCGGGCCCCGTGCTCGACGAACAGCCTGGCCGTGGCCAGTCCGATGCCGCGGCGCCGCGCGGCGCCCGTGATGATGGCGACTTTGTCTTGCAGCAGCTTCATGCGGGCTCCTTCAAAGCAGTTTCAAGGCGATCAGCTTGGCGTCGACCGACGTGTAGGGCCGTTCACAGATGATCTTGGCGCTGTCCGGCGCGAACTCGAAGCTGGCGGCCATGCGTACGCGGAAGGTCCGGCCGGTGGGTTCGTAGCGTTGTCCGCGTGCCATCAGGGGACCCAGGTGCGTGCCCTGCAGCCAGAACTCGACCAGCACGGTGTCGCCGGTGGCGGCGATGCAGATGATGTCGTTGATCAGGTC is a window of Bordetella sp. N DNA encoding:
- a CDS encoding periplasmic heavy metal sensor; this encodes MNGRGWKFALVGSLVLNIFLVGGIAGGAYQWYAGRGAHQAAGAPRVALRFATEDLSAQRQAEFLDALKTARRDNQDYAREARKARREVLALLAAPQLDRAALDAALARTRTADAALRAAVENGVAGFAATLTPEERKTFADGLRERGQWREPQAPARAAAGK
- a CDS encoding DUF1800 family protein, with amino-acid sequence MNTTSDTRAAIALNRYGLGARPDETPPTDPKASLLAQFERYDPRPAAWANQPGSAALTENLTQLQQAARASRGEKAGQPDKADMAGKVDRADKADMAGKANKADKADADDSTAQKTLRTTIRDTYWNAVDARVQNALVTPTPFVERLVHFWANHFALSTDKGPAVAMLAGAFEAEAIRPHVLGRFEDMLLAVERHPAMQLFLDQPTSVGPDSKAVLRAEERKPSQRRGLNENLAREIMELHTLGARSGYTQADVTEFARALTGWSIVGPKGQRAARDPDATPGSFVFRPAVHEPGARTILGRRYDQQGEAQARAVLTELAAAPATARHVAGKLARHFIADTPPPEVVDRLAQAYLRGNGELLPVYRTLLDLPQAWAPTPVKFKTPWEWLISSLRGLGRPDMDKPRPAPTLAQLGQAVWRPGSPAGYDDVAASWAAPDALVRRVEFAQRLAARMGDRVDPQALGRTLLAGTLSPATASAVGRAESVQTAVALLLVAPDFQRR
- a CDS encoding DUF1501 domain-containing protein; this encodes MATRRQFLGVAGAFAGSLIAAPRIVFANVETDRRFVFVIQRGAADGLNIVVPYGDPAYAGLRGQLAIDPQAGLRLDGMFALHPSLQRTADLYAARQALFVHAVASPYRDRSHFDGQNVLETGGSAPNQLRDGWLNRLVGMLPKSRENAIAFAPIIPLAMRGAIQVASYAPSALPPAPDDLLTRVSALYAHDAQLGPLWDEAMRTRGLAGEAGARQDPAHVGQLAAQFLSRDDGPRIAMLETGGWDTHTAQNPRLANQLKALDTMLAALREGLGAHWSKTTVLVATEFGRTAAANGTGGTDHGQGSVAMVLGGAVSGGRVVADWPGLSAGNLYEGRDLKPTTSLDALIATTSAHALGLDPQQTGRTLFGTAGGKGWDFPTLG
- a CDS encoding DUF2846 domain-containing protein codes for the protein MNRRSGLIAILAVTTGMLAACARPSYDKVQDQYASLPAGQGRIYIYQPSSAGDPTTGSPYVLVNGWKTGRTSPGNFFFVNRPAGLYSITVDYNDAAPLMVQLGAGETRYVRVNKGGMKLTYNEETQEKAEAELDSMSYHGAGSRERRAIKRAGSPTAPLPKSRSYAAPLDPAQAAGVESIPVPTVK
- a CDS encoding DKNYY domain-containing protein gives rise to the protein MPRKRATAVPAPTESRPVIPYDVYAAARFFLGTGRSQEEVLARIDMTPAQWAALTKAYEWLGSSVPIYRDYFDGASDEAIMAMLLGPRWAIPEGQELTLDGLTYHVERAAWKKPHIGPYADAPWEAHFIAAHPDMTRCYYSHDGERVYFLGQALADRDGKPLDMDPASFQWLGGRWVADTRHVYGQGQLGAARPQYYWYVVDGADRASFEALNLRYARDAHHAYYITGKTIRSKQTSSFEIVPELRLNYRDVTQDPLVKVSVFARDLDYVYFYGARLRGADPATFRILGGGYSRDATQAWYHDAKRLIEGADAATFRVPVPGEPSPRMRDCATDRLRCYSEGKPQDPAASFDDWRPFFEFRTELKDWWWHEEARNR
- a CDS encoding SDR family NAD(P)-dependent oxidoreductase; its protein translation is MAQRLENKLAVVMGGGASAPEAGISNGQAVAITYAREGARVIVADLHLEAAEATVRMIRAEGGEAHALQADVSRHDDVKRVIGAAAERWDRLDILHNNVGIEYLGGPVDTPEEAWDRVHDVNLKSVFLACKEAIPLMERHGGGSIINVSSTASLRYAGVPYLAYNSSKAALNHVSRIIARQYAPQQIRCNVVVPGYMDTPHIRTLYRDQTPERFAEIMRERDAKCPMGRQGTCWDVARAALFLASDDAAYVTGTLLMVDGGASI
- a CDS encoding SDR family NAD(P)-dependent oxidoreductase, producing the protein MKLLQDKVAIITGAARRRGIGLATARLFVEHGARVAILDIDAEETRGAAAELGPDHLGLVCDVTSRANCQAAVAEVVQRYGGVDILVNNAGITQKRGVMDVTEEDYERVLDTNLRGVLHMSQAVIPHLKTRGGGSITCISSLSALQGGGVFGGSHYCAAKAGILGLVRAMALELGPDNIRANGVAPGLILTDFSRGGTSDDYKHEKARGFPLRRVGQPGDIAGACLYLASDLAAYVTGITLDVNGGAYIRP
- a CDS encoding ester cyclase, which encodes MTSSLQESRIEVVRQHMALECVQDWDGVLETFEHPRYEMHGSGAVYDGTEDVMGYFESSRAAFPDLINDIICIAATGDTVLVEFWLQGTHLGPLMARGQRYEPTGRTFRVRMAASFEFAPDSAKIICERPYTSVDAKLIALKLL